In one Ralstonia pickettii genomic region, the following are encoded:
- a CDS encoding DUF3005 domain-containing protein, which produces MHNAEHNQVQPQPEEPVTHRPESAKLTQPPPDAPRNDPLAQASRRILSVDAAGAEATDNTVDTDGKGLEAAKSASQWQDNVIYSNASLDNSRPEPDPAAPIAGIDSRPNQGRPTIAAEPGQRVVMRGVVDETARNGTRAAQRFSLEDDEQ; this is translated from the coding sequence ATGCACAACGCCGAGCACAACCAAGTGCAGCCTCAGCCCGAAGAGCCGGTGACTCACCGTCCGGAGAGCGCCAAGCTCACGCAACCGCCGCCCGACGCCCCACGCAACGACCCGCTGGCGCAAGCGTCTCGCCGCATCCTCTCCGTCGACGCCGCCGGGGCGGAAGCGACTGACAACACCGTCGATACCGACGGCAAGGGGCTCGAGGCCGCAAAGAGTGCGTCTCAGTGGCAAGACAACGTCATCTACTCGAACGCGTCGCTCGACAACAGCCGGCCCGAGCCGGACCCGGCGGCGCCCATCGCCGGGATCGACAGCCGGCCCAATCAGGGGCGCCCCACCATCGCTGCGGAGCCCGGTCAGCGGGTGGTCATGCGAGGCGTGGTCGATGAAACGGCCCGCAATGGCACGCGCGCCGCGCAGCGGTTTTCACTCGAAGACGACGAGCAGTGA
- a CDS encoding AraC family transcriptional regulator — MHALCLRHDGPVATIRQTFITLRQPLGIDMESADAPDRIGICHGDPETPGSFEYFAGVILDAPRAITGPLLPMRIEGGLYACHRLIGPYALIAPTMQALYGGCLPSYGFEPDDRPALELYRSPGRHHPPRACVTDLMIPIRKE, encoded by the coding sequence TTGCACGCGCTCTGCCTGCGCCACGACGGCCCCGTCGCAACCATCCGCCAGACGTTCATCACGTTGCGGCAACCGCTCGGCATCGACATGGAATCGGCGGATGCACCCGATCGCATTGGCATCTGCCACGGCGACCCCGAAACGCCCGGCTCCTTTGAGTACTTCGCGGGGGTCATCCTCGATGCGCCGCGCGCCATCACCGGGCCGTTGCTCCCGATGCGGATCGAAGGCGGTCTCTACGCTTGCCACCGGCTGATCGGTCCTTATGCGCTGATCGCGCCGACCATGCAGGCGCTCTACGGCGGATGCCTCCCAAGCTACGGCTTTGAACCGGACGACCGGCCGGCACTTGAGTTGTATCGCAGCCCAGGGCGGCACCACCCGCCGCGTGCCTGCGTGACCGATCTGATGATCCCCATCCGCAAGGAGTAG
- the epsC gene encoding serine O-acetyltransferase EpsC translates to MSDRVIAGRPAPAHDPGWQLDRIVGELRAARADWRARNGRTEVTGRELPSREAVRQILEALRGALFPMRLGPTDLREESEDFYVGHTLDSALNALVAQVRLELRHTVRQARAVDRDPDAEAVRLVRDFAAALPMLRRLLDTDVLAAYHGDPAARSVDEVLLCYPGILAVIHHRIAHHLYRAGLPLLARMVAETAHADTGIDIHPGAQIGSGFFIDHGTGVVIGETAVIGERVRIYQAVTLGAKRFSADADGHLEKGVARHPVVEDDVVIYAGATILGRITIGRGSSIGGNVWLTRSVPPGSSVTQANVQSGVQEGVQSPRPHTHSHSEAHPAR, encoded by the coding sequence ATGAGCGATCGCGTCATCGCGGGCAGGCCTGCGCCCGCACACGACCCAGGCTGGCAATTGGACCGCATCGTCGGCGAGTTGCGTGCGGCCCGGGCTGATTGGCGCGCCCGCAACGGCCGTACCGAAGTCACGGGCCGCGAGTTGCCCTCGCGCGAGGCGGTGCGGCAGATCCTGGAGGCGCTGCGCGGGGCACTGTTCCCCATGCGGCTCGGCCCCACGGACCTGCGTGAAGAAAGCGAAGACTTCTACGTCGGCCATACGCTCGATTCGGCACTCAATGCGCTGGTAGCGCAGGTGCGGCTGGAACTGCGTCACACGGTGCGCCAGGCGCGCGCCGTGGATCGCGATCCCGATGCCGAGGCTGTGCGACTCGTGCGCGACTTCGCGGCGGCACTCCCCATGCTGCGTCGCCTGCTCGATACCGACGTGCTGGCCGCCTACCACGGTGATCCCGCAGCGCGCAGCGTCGACGAGGTGCTGCTGTGCTACCCCGGCATCCTTGCCGTCATCCATCACCGCATTGCCCATCACCTGTACCGCGCCGGCTTGCCGCTGCTCGCGCGCATGGTCGCCGAGACCGCGCATGCCGACACGGGCATCGACATCCACCCCGGCGCCCAGATCGGCAGCGGCTTCTTCATCGACCACGGTACGGGCGTGGTGATTGGTGAGACCGCCGTGATTGGCGAGCGCGTTCGGATCTACCAGGCGGTGACGCTCGGTGCCAAGCGCTTTTCTGCCGATGCCGATGGCCATCTTGAGAAGGGCGTTGCGCGCCACCCGGTGGTGGAAGACGACGTCGTCATCTACGCCGGCGCGACCATCCTCGGGCGCATCACCATCGGACGCGGCTCGTCCATTGGCGGCAACGTGTGGCTCACGCGCAGCGTGCCGCCCGGCAGCAGCGTCACCCAGGCAAACGTGCAGAGCGGCGTGCAGGAGGGCGTTCAGAGCCCTCGGCCGCACACGCACAGCCACAGCGAGGCACACCCCGCGCGCTGA
- a CDS encoding rhodanese-like domain-containing protein, whose protein sequence is MSATTVQTAPRDPAVQAVLDSVLSTPSSTLLERARSHASEQGLRYAGGLTPAEAWALVSRGDAVLVDVRTAEERKFVGRVPDTPHAAWQTGPAMIKNPRFLRELEKAAPKSAVVLLLCRSGKRSAAAAEAAAAAGFQNVFNVLEGFEGDLDEQQQRGEAGGWRRWGLPWQQD, encoded by the coding sequence ATGTCTGCCACCACCGTTCAAACTGCGCCACGCGATCCGGCTGTGCAGGCCGTGCTCGACAGCGTGCTGTCTACACCCTCGTCAACGCTGCTGGAGCGCGCACGCAGCCACGCCAGCGAGCAGGGGCTGCGCTACGCGGGCGGGCTGACACCGGCCGAAGCCTGGGCGCTGGTCAGCCGTGGCGACGCCGTACTCGTGGACGTGCGTACAGCGGAAGAACGGAAGTTCGTGGGTCGTGTGCCGGATACCCCTCACGCGGCGTGGCAGACCGGGCCCGCCATGATCAAGAACCCACGCTTCCTGCGGGAGCTGGAGAAAGCCGCGCCCAAGAGCGCCGTGGTGCTGCTGCTGTGCCGCAGTGGCAAACGCTCTGCTGCCGCAGCGGAAGCCGCCGCCGCTGCCGGATTCCAGAACGTGTTCAACGTGCTGGAAGGCTTCGAGGGCGACCTGGACGAACAGCAGCAACGCGGCGAAGCCGGCGGCTGGCGCCGCTGGGGCCTGCCCTGGCAGCAGGACTGA
- a CDS encoding tautomerase family protein — MPLVQVSLRRGKPAAYHQAIFDGVYRAMRETFNAPEDDRFMTLTEHDASTFSVSPTYFGIARSDDVVIIQITANNTRNREQKQALYRRIVELLGEEPGIRPEDVFINLVEVLPENWSFGNGLAQYAQ, encoded by the coding sequence ATGCCTCTCGTTCAAGTGTCGCTGCGGCGCGGCAAGCCTGCCGCTTATCACCAGGCCATTTTCGACGGCGTCTATCGCGCCATGCGCGAGACCTTCAACGCGCCGGAAGACGACCGCTTCATGACGCTCACCGAGCACGACGCGAGCACCTTCAGCGTCAGCCCGACGTACTTTGGCATCGCGCGTAGCGACGACGTTGTGATCATCCAGATCACCGCCAACAACACGCGCAACCGCGAGCAGAAGCAGGCCCTCTATCGCCGTATCGTCGAGTTGCTGGGCGAGGAGCCCGGCATACGGCCCGAAGACGTGTTTATCAACCTGGTGGAGGTGCTGCCCGAGAACTGGTCGTTCGGCAACGGTCTCGCGCAGTACGCGCAATGA
- a CDS encoding helix-turn-helix transcriptional regulator, with protein sequence MKPRTEHDYHRRIARVIQAILADPAAPHTVQSLAAVAHLSPFHFHRIYRALTGEGVFETVQRMRLAQAARRLSGAEDSVTDVALNVGYGSPQAFARAFREFTGVSPRAFQTRQQALNVRSADTEDLPPIELI encoded by the coding sequence ATGAAACCGCGCACTGAACACGATTACCACCGCCGCATCGCCCGCGTGATCCAGGCGATTCTGGCCGACCCCGCCGCGCCACATACGGTGCAGAGTCTGGCCGCGGTGGCCCACCTGTCGCCGTTTCACTTCCATCGCATCTACCGGGCGCTGACCGGCGAAGGCGTATTCGAGACCGTCCAGCGCATGCGGCTGGCGCAGGCCGCGCGGCGTTTGAGCGGCGCAGAAGATTCCGTCACCGACGTCGCGCTCAACGTGGGCTATGGCAGCCCGCAGGCATTCGCGCGCGCCTTCCGCGAGTTCACGGGCGTAAGCCCGCGCGCCTTCCAGACCCGGCAGCAGGCGCTGAATGTGCGCAGCGCCGATACGGAAGACCTGCCGCCCATCGAGCTGATCTAG
- a CDS encoding alpha/beta hydrolase family protein encodes MDSTPHTIPATDGYPLGAMLWTAAGVPHGVVVMHPATGVPQRIYQAFAKFLAERGFHTITYDYRGIGASRPKSLRRFAARMRDWALLDAEGVMRWARARYPELPHLAVGHSVGGHAIGLCSADWDVAGVVQVACHTGNARFIRQRGERWRVDLILRGVGPLMARLIGYVPGKRMGLGEDLPGGVAIEWGAWAGMQRYFFDDPTLGAIERFNRVTHPVLVYGFDDDPWATPAAINALTMHFTNTWVERRQITPAQAGGAVGHMGFFRAQFATTLWPDLVDWLRERAATTCNEAEAA; translated from the coding sequence ATGGACAGCACACCGCACACCATTCCCGCGACGGACGGCTACCCGCTGGGCGCCATGCTCTGGACCGCTGCCGGCGTGCCGCACGGCGTGGTCGTCATGCACCCGGCCACGGGCGTGCCGCAACGCATTTACCAGGCGTTCGCCAAGTTCCTGGCCGAGCGCGGCTTCCACACCATCACCTATGACTACCGCGGCATCGGCGCATCCCGGCCGAAGAGCCTGCGCCGCTTTGCTGCGCGCATGCGCGACTGGGCGCTGCTAGACGCCGAAGGCGTGATGCGATGGGCAAGGGCGCGCTACCCGGAACTGCCACACCTGGCGGTTGGGCATTCTGTGGGCGGTCACGCCATCGGCTTGTGCAGTGCGGACTGGGACGTCGCGGGCGTGGTGCAAGTGGCCTGCCACACGGGCAACGCGCGCTTCATCCGCCAACGCGGTGAACGCTGGCGCGTAGACCTGATCCTGCGCGGCGTTGGCCCCTTGATGGCGCGGTTGATCGGCTACGTGCCCGGCAAGCGCATGGGCCTGGGCGAAGACCTGCCGGGCGGTGTCGCCATCGAGTGGGGCGCATGGGCCGGCATGCAGCGCTACTTCTTCGATGACCCGACGCTGGGCGCCATCGAGCGCTTCAACCGCGTCACGCATCCGGTGCTCGTCTACGGCTTTGACGACGACCCGTGGGCCACGCCCGCCGCCATCAACGCGTTGACGATGCACTTCACGAACACGTGGGTGGAGCGGCGGCAGATCACGCCTGCGCAGGCCGGCGGCGCGGTGGGGCACATGGGTTTCTTCCGCGCGCAGTTCGCCACCACGTTGTGGCCAGATCTGGTGGATTGGCTGCGCGAACGTGCCGCCACCACATGCAACGAAGCGGAGGCTGCATGA
- a CDS encoding alpha/beta hydrolase family protein: MLHRCLAAALAAVVMGAAHGGPADAPAAPFHVGETTRTFHPQAERHWRGARTQALITNIWYPVDISVPEVSHNVDAPGRSPFRMQPSAGKAPVASTQAQHPLLLLSHGTGGTASSLDWMAAALAANGYIVAGVNHPGNTALEPLTRDGFMLWWERATDVSEVLDGVLADPVLGAHVDRTRIGAVGFSLGGYTVLELAGARTDVPAFMAFCGSPQADAICHPPEMARAQINPTVDTTRSPQTEASLARSGASYRDARIKAVFAMAPALGMAMDATSLGNISIPVSLMAGDADITVPVDTNVRRVAKMLPKADLLLVPGASHYTFMDTCLPGAAPHVPLLCKDNPGVDRDAVHAEAVRRALDFFGAALPGQT; this comes from the coding sequence ATGTTGCACCGTTGCCTTGCCGCCGCGCTGGCGGCCGTCGTCATGGGCGCTGCCCATGGCGGTCCGGCAGACGCACCCGCTGCGCCGTTTCACGTGGGCGAAACCACCCGCACGTTCCACCCGCAGGCTGAACGCCATTGGCGCGGGGCACGCACGCAGGCGCTCATCACCAACATCTGGTATCCGGTGGACATTTCCGTGCCGGAGGTTTCGCACAACGTCGATGCGCCGGGCCGGTCGCCGTTCCGCATGCAGCCATCTGCCGGCAAAGCGCCCGTCGCGTCAACGCAGGCGCAACATCCGCTGCTGCTGCTTTCGCACGGCACGGGCGGCACGGCAAGCAGCCTCGATTGGATGGCCGCTGCGCTGGCCGCGAACGGCTACATCGTCGCGGGCGTGAATCATCCCGGTAACACGGCACTGGAACCGCTCACGCGCGATGGCTTCATGCTGTGGTGGGAGCGCGCCACTGACGTGAGCGAAGTGCTGGACGGCGTGCTCGCCGATCCCGTGTTGGGCGCGCATGTCGATCGCACGCGCATCGGCGCCGTGGGCTTCTCGTTGGGTGGCTATACGGTGCTCGAACTTGCCGGCGCACGCACGGATGTCCCGGCGTTCATGGCGTTCTGCGGCTCGCCGCAGGCCGACGCGATCTGCCATCCACCCGAGATGGCCCGCGCGCAGATCAACCCGACCGTCGACACAACAAGATCACCGCAGACGGAAGCGTCCCTCGCCCGCTCCGGTGCGTCCTACCGCGACGCACGCATCAAAGCCGTTTTTGCGATGGCGCCGGCACTGGGCATGGCGATGGACGCCACGTCGCTTGGCAACATCAGCATCCCGGTCTCGCTGATGGCCGGAGACGCGGATATCACCGTGCCCGTCGACACCAACGTGCGCCGCGTCGCCAAGATGCTGCCCAAGGCCGATCTGCTGCTGGTGCCGGGCGCGTCGCACTACACGTTCATGGATACGTGCCTGCCGGGGGCCGCACCCCATGTGCCGCTGCTGTGCAAGGACAACCCGGGCGTCGACCGCGATGCGGTGCATGCCGAGGCCGTGCGCCGGGCGCTGGATTTTTTCGGGGCGGCGCTGCCCGGTCAGACCTGA
- a CDS encoding enoyl-CoA hydratase, whose product MSEHIQSHNADGVLTLTLARADKKNAITDAMYGALADALSAAERDSTVRVVLLRAEGDMFSAGNDIGEFASIAMAGGKGDGERNVIRFLHALARATRPLVAAVQGRAVGIGTTMLLHCDFVLLADNAQLSTPFVNLALVPEAASSLLMPARLGHVRAFEMFALGDAVGAESALAWGLANRVVPLYQLGTEAQAIAARLARQPLGALTETKRLMRDAELLKQQMDAESACFARRLQSPEAHEAFRAFVDRRPPNFNALAH is encoded by the coding sequence ATGAGTGAACATATCCAAAGCCATAACGCCGATGGCGTGCTGACGCTTACCCTGGCCCGCGCCGACAAGAAGAACGCCATCACCGATGCGATGTATGGCGCGCTGGCCGATGCGCTGAGCGCCGCCGAGCGTGACAGTACCGTGCGCGTGGTGCTGCTGCGGGCTGAAGGCGACATGTTCTCCGCCGGCAACGACATCGGCGAATTCGCGTCGATTGCGATGGCCGGCGGCAAGGGCGATGGCGAGCGCAATGTCATCCGCTTCCTGCACGCGCTCGCACGTGCCACGCGCCCGCTGGTGGCGGCGGTGCAGGGCCGCGCGGTCGGCATTGGCACGACCATGCTCCTGCATTGCGATTTCGTGCTGTTGGCCGACAACGCGCAGCTCTCCACGCCGTTCGTCAATCTGGCGCTGGTGCCGGAAGCTGCATCGAGCCTGCTGATGCCCGCCCGACTCGGCCACGTGCGCGCGTTCGAGATGTTCGCGCTGGGCGATGCGGTGGGCGCCGAATCCGCGCTCGCGTGGGGCTTGGCGAATCGAGTAGTGCCGCTGTATCAGCTCGGCACGGAGGCGCAGGCCATTGCGGCGCGATTGGCGCGCCAGCCGTTGGGCGCCCTGACCGAAACCAAGCGCCTGATGCGCGATGCCGAACTGCTCAAGCAACAGATGGATGCGGAGAGCGCCTGCTTTGCGCGGCGGCTGCAATCGCCCGAGGCGCATGAAGCCTTCCGGGCGTTCGTCGATCGGCGGCCGCCCAATTTCAACGCCCTGGCGCACTGA
- a CDS encoding aminotransferase-like domain-containing protein gives MKLQIDPATRVPISDQIVAGVQAWIRDNDVRPGAKLPSIRQLAADYGISRFPVIEAYDRLVSLGLLDSRHGSGFYVAESNLTGRDGRGWSDPRRAEAESKHIFEQFSYPDGMLKLGGGFVPADWRDVDGLTQAIRQVSRTDTHAVIDYASPLGNAALRHQVMMRARQLGIQADPPNVLITAGTSQAIDLVMRHLLKPGDTVFVEDPGYYTVFGLLRLHGVKLVGIPRRSDGPDVEVTEAMLREHRPKLFFINTVLQNPTGSVVSPPVAFRLLELARRHGFTFLEDDIFADLQADPTARLATLDQLDHVIYVGGFSKTVSASLPVGYLIAKRELVHDLTNVKMLTSVGGSRFAEAVVSTLLERGAYRKYVERLRQRAGDSVIASLDVLADAGWEVFHHPSGGNFLWARVPHVEDSRDLAATAEKHGVTLAPGHYFRPNLEVSPWVRINSAYATEPRAVAFLQEAGRRPGRKRA, from the coding sequence ATGAAACTCCAGATCGATCCCGCCACCCGCGTCCCCATCTCCGACCAGATCGTGGCCGGCGTACAGGCGTGGATTCGCGACAACGACGTGCGCCCCGGCGCCAAGCTGCCGTCGATCCGGCAACTGGCGGCGGACTACGGCATCAGCCGCTTCCCCGTGATCGAGGCGTATGACCGGCTGGTTTCGCTGGGCCTGCTGGACTCGCGCCACGGCTCGGGCTTCTACGTGGCTGAGAGCAACCTGACGGGGCGCGACGGGCGCGGCTGGTCAGACCCGCGCCGGGCGGAGGCCGAGTCCAAACACATCTTCGAGCAGTTCAGCTACCCCGACGGCATGCTCAAGCTCGGCGGCGGCTTCGTGCCGGCAGACTGGCGCGATGTCGATGGCCTGACGCAGGCCATCCGTCAGGTATCGCGCACCGATACGCATGCGGTAATCGACTACGCCTCGCCACTGGGCAACGCGGCGCTGCGGCATCAGGTCATGATGCGTGCGCGGCAGCTCGGCATCCAGGCCGACCCGCCCAATGTGCTCATCACCGCCGGCACGAGCCAGGCGATCGACCTGGTAATGCGGCACCTGCTCAAACCCGGCGACACGGTCTTCGTGGAAGACCCGGGCTACTACACCGTGTTTGGGCTGCTGCGGCTGCACGGCGTGAAGCTGGTCGGCATTCCGCGCCGCAGCGACGGGCCGGACGTGGAAGTGACGGAAGCGATGCTGCGCGAGCATCGGCCCAAGCTGTTCTTCATCAACACCGTGCTGCAGAACCCCACGGGCTCGGTGGTGTCACCGCCGGTGGCGTTCCGCCTGCTTGAACTGGCGCGGCGCCACGGTTTCACGTTTCTCGAAGACGACATCTTTGCCGACCTTCAGGCCGATCCGACCGCACGGCTTGCCACGCTGGACCAGCTGGATCATGTGATCTACGTGGGCGGGTTTTCCAAGACAGTGTCGGCATCGCTGCCAGTGGGTTACCTGATTGCCAAGCGCGAGCTGGTACATGACCTGACCAACGTGAAGATGCTGACCAGCGTGGGCGGCTCCCGCTTTGCCGAGGCCGTGGTGAGCACGCTGCTGGAGCGCGGCGCCTATCGCAAATATGTGGAGCGGCTGCGCCAGCGCGCGGGTGACTCCGTCATCGCGTCGCTGGATGTGTTGGCCGATGCAGGCTGGGAGGTGTTTCACCATCCGTCGGGCGGCAACTTCCTGTGGGCGCGCGTGCCGCATGTGGAGGATTCGCGCGATCTGGCAGCCACCGCAGAAAAGCACGGCGTGACGTTGGCGCCCGGGCATTACTTCCGACCGAACCTGGAGGTATCGCCGTGGGTGCGCATCAACAGCGCCTACGCGACCGAGCCCCGTGCGGTAGCCTTCCTGCAGGAGGCGGGGCGGCGGCCCGGCCGCAAGCGCGCCTGA
- a CDS encoding ArsR/SmtB family transcription factor encodes MLNHDTSLDLAFQALADGNRRAMLVQLVRGPASVSELAQPLDISLPAVMQHLAVLENSGLVRSEKVGRVRTCRIEPEALSLAEQWINQRRLEWEQHFDRLGAYLETLKTQGDVHDDDH; translated from the coding sequence ATGCTTAACCATGACACCTCTCTCGATCTCGCCTTCCAGGCCCTGGCCGACGGCAACCGGCGCGCGATGCTGGTGCAGCTCGTGCGCGGGCCTGCGTCGGTGAGCGAACTTGCCCAACCCCTCGATATTTCGCTGCCCGCGGTGATGCAGCATCTGGCGGTGCTGGAGAACTCCGGTCTCGTGCGATCGGAAAAGGTGGGCCGCGTGCGGACTTGCCGTATCGAACCCGAGGCGCTGAGCCTCGCCGAGCAGTGGATCAACCAACGACGCCTGGAGTGGGAACAGCACTTCGACCGCCTCGGCGCCTACCTGGAAACACTCAAAACCCAAGGAGACGTACATGACGACGACCATTGA
- a CDS encoding SRPBCC family protein, whose amino-acid sequence MTTTIDRPAGTTLRPLVISRTFPVSRDWVFKAWSTADHIKRWFCPTHYTVPDATVEFRVGGKFDVCMRSPEGQDHWSRGHFLEIVPNARLVIDMNVVDGDNRPLMNAHTVVTFAEETGGGTRMEVTQTHTPLAPIAEMMIKGASEGWKQTLDKLEREAASVPVADGIQRSVVHATFTVERTYDAPRSRVFKALTDPAAKAKWFAGGNGYTLLVREMNATPGGREVVKGRWDSGVVSSFEALYHDVIPNERVVYSYVMHLDDRKISASLATLELREPKDGSGGTHLVMTEQGAFLDGYDDSGSRERGTQFLLDMLGNSLKD is encoded by the coding sequence ATGACGACGACCATTGACCGCCCCGCCGGCACGACCCTGCGCCCTCTCGTGATCTCTCGCACCTTCCCGGTTTCGCGCGACTGGGTCTTCAAGGCCTGGAGCACCGCCGATCACATCAAGCGCTGGTTCTGCCCGACGCACTACACGGTGCCGGATGCAACGGTGGAGTTTCGCGTGGGCGGCAAGTTTGACGTCTGCATGCGCTCGCCCGAGGGCCAGGACCACTGGTCGCGCGGTCACTTTCTGGAGATCGTGCCGAACGCGCGCCTGGTCATCGACATGAACGTCGTTGACGGCGACAACCGCCCGCTGATGAACGCCCACACCGTCGTGACCTTTGCCGAAGAAACCGGCGGCGGCACGCGCATGGAAGTTACGCAAACCCACACGCCGCTGGCGCCGATTGCCGAGATGATGATCAAGGGCGCGTCCGAAGGCTGGAAGCAGACGCTCGACAAGCTGGAACGCGAAGCCGCAAGCGTGCCGGTGGCCGATGGCATCCAGCGCTCTGTGGTGCATGCCACCTTCACGGTGGAGCGCACGTACGACGCACCCCGTTCGCGCGTGTTCAAGGCGCTGACCGACCCGGCCGCCAAGGCCAAGTGGTTTGCGGGCGGCAACGGCTACACCTTGCTCGTGCGCGAAATGAACGCCACGCCCGGCGGCCGCGAAGTCGTCAAGGGCCGGTGGGACAGCGGTGTCGTGTCCAGCTTTGAAGCGCTGTATCACGACGTCATTCCGAACGAGCGCGTCGTCTATTCGTATGTGATGCACCTGGACGACCGCAAGATCTCCGCATCGCTCGCCACGCTGGAATTGCGTGAGCCGAAGGACGGTTCGGGCGGCACGCATCTCGTGATGACCGAGCAAGGCGCCTTCCTGGATGGCTACGACGACTCCGGATCGCGTGAGCGCGGCACGCAGTTCCTGCTCGACATGCTCGGCAATTCGCTCAAGGACTGA
- a CDS encoding LysR family transcriptional regulator: MKMLDMEAVQAFVLTTDLKSFTRAAEAMDSTQSAVSLKIKRLEDALGRRLLERTPRLVRLSQDGAAFLVAARELVAAHEGALGAFGVERRRLSVGISHHIVGAELPRLLRQMGLAEPALTLEIRIASSWEILDIFESGALDAAIVLRHDNRRTDGEVLMEEPFGWMAAPDFEHRAGDPIRLANQADTCRIRQMAVATLEDAGIPWQEVFVGGGVATIGAAAAAGLAVAALSRRVAPPGTVDMGAALGLPPLPPRSVVLHSRLTDSAAKKALRTFASTLRATAGR, from the coding sequence ATGAAGATGCTGGATATGGAGGCCGTCCAGGCCTTCGTGTTGACCACCGATCTGAAGAGCTTCACGCGCGCGGCGGAGGCCATGGACTCCACGCAATCCGCGGTGAGCCTGAAGATCAAGCGGCTGGAAGATGCGCTGGGCCGCCGGCTTCTGGAACGCACGCCGCGTCTCGTGCGGCTGTCTCAGGATGGCGCCGCCTTTCTGGTAGCGGCGCGCGAACTGGTGGCCGCGCACGAAGGCGCGCTCGGCGCGTTTGGCGTGGAACGGCGGCGGCTGTCGGTCGGGATCAGCCATCACATCGTCGGCGCTGAACTGCCACGGCTGCTCCGCCAGATGGGCTTGGCCGAACCTGCATTGACGCTGGAGATCCGCATCGCCAGTTCGTGGGAGATCCTCGACATTTTCGAGAGCGGCGCGTTGGACGCGGCCATCGTACTGCGCCACGACAACCGCCGCACCGATGGCGAAGTCCTCATGGAAGAACCGTTCGGCTGGATGGCTGCGCCCGACTTCGAACACCGCGCCGGCGACCCCATTCGCCTGGCAAATCAAGCGGACACATGCCGCATACGGCAGATGGCAGTCGCCACGCTGGAAGACGCGGGCATTCCCTGGCAGGAGGTGTTTGTGGGCGGCGGTGTGGCCACCATCGGGGCGGCCGCGGCAGCGGGCCTCGCCGTGGCGGCCCTCAGCCGCCGCGTGGCGCCGCCCGGCACAGTGGACATGGGCGCTGCGCTCGGCCTTCCTCCGCTTCCACCACGCAGCGTGGTGCTGCATTCCCGTTTGACCGATTCTGCGGCGAAGAAGGCGCTACGCACGTTCGCGTCCACCTTGCGGGCCACGGCGGGGCGTTAG
- a CDS encoding MarR family winged helix-turn-helix transcriptional regulator, translating into MTAPDRRLVYLISVGQRRLQRWIQSRTGEGVTAAQSGLLFFLEKNDGALMREAGAALDLGPSAMSGLVDRTSDAGLIERRADAKDGRAWQLWITPAGREALAATRNGLAELNARLTEGFTDAEIDVVARWLASLQTKFPNGDEQ; encoded by the coding sequence ATGACGGCACCCGACCGCCGCCTCGTCTATCTGATCAGCGTTGGGCAACGCCGATTGCAGCGCTGGATTCAATCGCGTACCGGCGAGGGCGTGACCGCCGCGCAATCCGGCCTGCTGTTCTTCCTGGAGAAGAACGACGGCGCGTTGATGCGCGAAGCCGGCGCCGCGCTGGACCTCGGCCCCTCCGCCATGAGCGGCCTGGTCGATAGAACCTCCGACGCCGGCCTCATCGAGCGCCGCGCAGACGCCAAGGATGGTCGCGCCTGGCAACTCTGGATCACGCCCGCCGGCCGCGAAGCCTTGGCAGCAACACGCAACGGCCTGGCCGAGTTGAACGCGCGGCTGACCGAAGGTTTTACTGACGCCGAGATCGACGTTGTCGCACGCTGGCTGGCCAGCCTGCAAACCAAGTTCCCCAACGGAGACGAACAATGA